The Sesamum indicum cultivar Zhongzhi No. 13 linkage group LG6, S_indicum_v1.0, whole genome shotgun sequence genome has a segment encoding these proteins:
- the LOC105165085 gene encoding VQ motif-containing protein 31-like has product MEKHADVSSPPPTTYVQADAVTFKDLVQKLTGAPCGGSALKLRSKLADTRRSPYKLQDRRKHSVRDLEMIKLSVKPTGNSPGKTRSNTLNSPPVESPTTPLGCDGMVCRRVGTESPLSEEERAIAEKRFYLHASPGKVEPPVLLTLFPLTSPKHEY; this is encoded by the coding sequence ATGGAAAAGCATGCGGATGTTTCTTCTCCACCACCGACGACTTACGTCCAGGCCGACGCCGTCACCTTCAAGGACCTAGTTCAGAAGCTCACCGGCGCACCCTGCGGTGGTTCAGCCCTCAAACTCCGCTCCAAGCTCGCAGACACCCGGCGGTCGCCCTACAAGCTGCAAGACCGGAGGAAGCACTCCGTTCGTGATCTCGAGATGATCAAACTTTCCGTGAAACCGACTGGGAACTCTCCGGGGAAGACTCGATCGAATACGCTTAATTCTCCGCCGGTGGAGAGCCCCACGACTCCTCTCGGGTGTGACGGGATGGTCTGCCGCCGGGTAGGGACGGAGTCGCCGCTGTCGGAGGAGGAGAGGGCCATTGCGGAGAAGCGTTTTTACTTGCATGCTTCGCCAGGGAAGGTGGAGCCGCCTGTGCTGTTGACTTTGTTCCCCTTGACTTCTCCAAAGCATGAATATTAg